A single genomic interval of Bacteroidota bacterium harbors:
- a CDS encoding SBBP repeat-containing protein gives MFKKFTCSLFFIFIAFLLSASDTIFQRQSLVFVKNNGQEKRNILFYSWFPKGTAIYADRIIFNGVEIKIKNRNSQIIVEGTKLLQGKFNYFGNIPAAPAKKEITDIPSYGNILYKNIYPFIDLGIEGVNNGKIELIWYVYPGGNVDDICLEVPGGKISMTGENEIVITKKKIKITMGKIYAFQKNKDNAQEKINVQYRISKNHIEYLASNYDKNAQLTIDPITTAIIASNNVDYINGLAIDASGNVFAAGYTLNQATFNPSRTIFGTLGSNDAFVTKFDNGLTIHLATAIICGSGSDVANAIAIDGSGDIFITGSTSSADFAPTRTTFGTAGGAANAFITKLNNNLTTHIATAIITGGGTDLAYALAIDGSGNIFAAGTTGTSSNFAPSRTNFGSSGNWDAFVTKFNNTLTSHLATAIIRGGGTDYAYALAIDGSGNVFSGGTTDLETNFSPSRTIYGTVGGNSAFVTKLNNTLTTHLATAIITGGGNDYTRAIAIDASLNIFIAGYTLNSTNFSSSRTVFGTTGGSSDAFITKFDNTLSTHIATAIVTGNSEDNAYAIAIEAATGNVVVAGSGNASNDFAPSRNVYGVQGPSLGIADAYVSRFDNTLTTHLSTDIITGSNPDIAYALAIDGSGNIFAAGITNNYLNFSSSRTVFGTTAGGESFITKIDNYSSLPVELLSLTANCENNLVKLNWQTATEINNDYFTIERSINGKTFEAIGKMQGTGNSSTIQQYEFTDPLPNGEGWGGALYYRLKQTDYNGKYEYFPPISVICSPADEWNLLLQGTPFTDQLLATLQSPEDGNVQIEISDLYGKKISSSQLGVIKGSNLLRLDLKNILQGFYFLNIYNNEKQITKKFIKL, from the coding sequence ATGTTTAAAAAATTTACTTGTTCGTTGTTTTTTATTTTCATCGCGTTTCTTCTTAGCGCGTCTGATACCATTTTTCAAAGGCAATCGCTTGTGTTTGTGAAAAATAATGGGCAAGAAAAAAGGAATATTCTTTTTTACAGTTGGTTTCCCAAAGGAACTGCCATATATGCTGACAGGATTATTTTTAACGGGGTAGAAATAAAAATCAAAAATCGTAATTCACAAATTATTGTTGAAGGAACAAAACTTCTTCAAGGCAAGTTCAATTACTTCGGAAATATTCCGGCTGCGCCCGCCAAAAAGGAAATAACCGATATTCCATCCTACGGCAACATACTTTATAAAAATATCTACCCTTTTATTGACCTTGGTATTGAAGGAGTGAATAATGGAAAGATTGAACTGATATGGTATGTTTATCCCGGAGGGAATGTGGATGATATATGTCTGGAAGTTCCAGGCGGAAAAATCAGCATGACAGGTGAAAACGAAATTGTAATAACGAAGAAGAAAATTAAAATTACAATGGGAAAAATCTATGCCTTCCAGAAAAATAAAGATAATGCTCAGGAAAAAATCAATGTGCAATACAGAATAAGTAAAAATCACATTGAATACCTTGCATCCAATTACGATAAAAATGCCCAGCTTACTATTGATCCCATAACAACAGCCATTATAGCAAGCAATAATGTGGACTATATTAATGGACTTGCCATTGATGCTTCAGGAAATGTTTTTGCTGCTGGATACACACTTAATCAAGCCACTTTTAACCCATCACGCACTATTTTCGGAACTTTAGGGTCAAATGATGCTTTTGTAACGAAATTTGATAATGGATTAACTATCCATCTTGCCACTGCAATTATATGCGGAAGTGGGAGTGACGTTGCCAACGCCATTGCTATTGATGGTTCAGGAGATATTTTTATAACAGGAAGTACGAGTTCAGCTGATTTTGCACCCACCCGAACGACTTTTGGAACCGCAGGTGGTGCAGCAAATGCTTTTATAACAAAACTTAATAATAACTTAACAACACATATTGCAACAGCCATTATTACTGGTGGCGGAACTGATCTTGCATACGCACTTGCCATAGACGGTTCAGGAAATATTTTTGCGGCCGGAACAACAGGAACATCATCTAATTTTGCACCCAGCCGTACCAACTTTGGCTCATCTGGAAACTGGGATGCGTTTGTTACTAAGTTTAATAATACCTTAACCTCTCATCTGGCAACAGCCATTATTAGAGGAGGAGGAACCGATTATGCATACGCACTTGCCATAGATGGTTCGGGTAACGTTTTTTCTGGCGGAACTACCGATCTTGAAACCAACTTTTCCCCCTCACGAACTATTTATGGAACAGTGGGCGGAAATTCTGCTTTTGTAACAAAACTTAATAATACCTTAACAACACATCTTGCAACTGCTATTATTACAGGAGGCGGAAATGATTACACAAGAGCAATCGCAATAGATGCTTCATTAAATATTTTTATTGCAGGATATACTCTTAACTCCACTAATTTTTCCTCCAGTCGTACAGTATTTGGAACAACAGGCGGTTCATCTGATGCTTTTATTACAAAGTTTGACAATACGCTCTCTACTCATATTGCCACAGCTATAGTTACCGGAAACAGCGAAGATAATGCCTACGCAATTGCCATTGAAGCAGCAACAGGTAATGTTGTTGTGGCAGGATCGGGTAACGCATCAAATGATTTTGCACCCAGCCGCAATGTTTATGGAGTGCAAGGACCCTCATTGGGAATAGCAGATGCTTATGTATCAAGATTTGATAATACCTTAACAACACATTTATCTACAGATATAATTACTGGCAGCAATCCCGACATTGCATACGCACTTGCCATAGACGGTTCAGGAAATATATTTGCAGCTGGAATTACCAATAACTATCTTAATTTTTCTTCCAGCCGTACAGTTTTTGGAACAACAGCAGGAGGAGAATCTTTTATAACTAAGATTGATAATTATTCTTCTTTACCCGTTGAACTCCTTTCCCTCACAGCAAATTGTGAAAACAATTTGGTAAAACTCAACTGGCAAACTGCAACCGAAATCAATAACGATTATTTTACCATTGAGCGAAGCATAAATGGAAAAACATTTGAAGCAATAGGAAAAATGCAAGGCACAGGCAATTCTTCCACCATTCAGCAATATGAATTTACTGACCCCCTCCCCAATGGGGAGGGATGGGGTGGGGCTTTGTATTATCGTTTAAAACAAACCGACTACAACGGCAAGTACGAATACTTCCCACCCATCTCAGTTATCTGTTCTCCTGCTGATGAATGGAATTTGCTCTTACAAGGCACGCCTTTTACCGATCAACTTCTCGCCACACTCCAAAGCCCCGAAGACGGGAATGTTCAGATAGAAATTTCTGACTTATATGGAAAGAAAATAAGCAGTTCACAATTGGGAGTTATCAAGGGGAGTAATTTATTGAGATTGGATTTGAAAAATATTTTACAGGGATTTTATTTTCTTAATATATATAACAACGAAAAACAAATCACAAAAAAGTTTATCAAATTGTGA
- a CDS encoding VCBS repeat-containing protein, with the protein MKTINSIIIALVISTNALAQTPISFQTFQSYAIGSQPEIVAIGDLNNDNLNDVVLGTSASFPSDSLYDNKIFVFQQNASGILNPFVKYDGRYIKTIDVADVNNDLRNDVIISFGDSIGILYQNSSGTLDPLLAYYSGTNTDAMKAGDLNSDGLTDIATGHWQSNYIRVFYQQTAGGFTSSTYSITAAGYDEIEIADATGDGKNDVILMRGQTFSIENIAIFPQDPAGGLLPPIFNDLGNINTKGVAVGDVNNDGANDIVVTHGGNQPNTFISIWLQNDPSGNPVTYPCYDAPQSVEIADLNCDGLKDVIVANGGWMNISVYAQNTSGTLNPYQLFPTPYSPYKPQSLAVGDINDDGLRDVVLAGQTSQSLVVLYNNTSCTPNSVEENTNENFPIVFPNPNNGIFNIQLYNDKSLKEISIQNIIGETVYRAKTFDIELKIDVGECNTGVYFLYIRTKNESSANKIFITR; encoded by the coding sequence ATGAAAACAATAAATAGTATAATTATCGCACTGGTTATTTCAACCAATGCATTAGCGCAAACCCCCATCAGTTTTCAAACCTTTCAATCCTATGCCATCGGCTCTCAGCCCGAAATAGTGGCGATTGGCGATTTGAACAATGATAACTTGAATGATGTGGTGCTGGGAACATCAGCATCATTTCCTTCCGATTCACTTTATGATAATAAGATTTTTGTTTTCCAGCAAAACGCCTCCGGTATACTGAATCCCTTTGTAAAATATGACGGGCGATACATTAAGACAATTGATGTTGCCGATGTGAACAACGACCTGCGAAATGATGTAATCATAAGTTTTGGCGATTCAATCGGAATCCTTTATCAAAACTCATCCGGTACGCTCGACCCTTTGCTTGCCTATTATTCAGGAACAAATACAGACGCAATGAAAGCGGGCGATTTGAATAGTGATGGATTGACCGATATTGCAACGGGGCATTGGCAAAGCAATTATATCCGCGTATTTTATCAGCAAACAGCAGGTGGTTTCACATCTTCCACTTATTCAATTACTGCAGCTGGTTACGATGAAATTGAGATTGCGGATGCCACAGGAGACGGAAAGAACGATGTAATTTTAATGCGCGGACAAACTTTTTCAATTGAAAACATAGCCATATTCCCACAAGACCCTGCCGGTGGTTTATTACCGCCTATTTTCAACGACTTGGGCAATATCAATACAAAAGGAGTTGCTGTAGGTGATGTAAACAATGATGGCGCAAACGATATTGTTGTAACGCACGGTGGCAACCAACCCAATACATTTATTTCTATATGGCTTCAGAATGATCCTTCCGGCAATCCTGTTACTTATCCATGCTACGATGCACCCCAGTCGGTAGAAATTGCCGACCTCAACTGCGATGGTTTGAAAGATGTAATTGTGGCGAACGGAGGATGGATGAACATAAGCGTGTATGCGCAAAACACATCCGGCACACTCAACCCTTACCAGTTATTTCCAACTCCCTATTCCCCCTACAAACCGCAGTCATTGGCAGTGGGAGATATAAATGATGACGGCTTGCGCGATGTTGTTCTGGCGGGACAAACTTCCCAGAGTTTGGTGGTGCTGTATAATAATACGTCCTGCACCCCAAACAGCGTTGAAGAAAATACAAATGAAAATTTTCCAATTGTTTTTCCAAATCCGAATAATGGAATTTTCAATATACAACTATACAACGATAAATCTTTGAAAGAAATCAGCATCCAAAACATAATAGGAGAAACTGTTTATCGTGCCAAAACTTTTGATATAGAATTAAAAATTGATGTTGGAGAATGCAATACCGGAGTTTATTTCCTCTATATAAGAACAAAAAATGAAAGTTCGGCCAATAAAATATTTATTACAAGATAA
- a CDS encoding T9SS type A sorting domain-containing protein → MIRLLFGLLLLQLSVQYTYSQPAWLQGISSDNQLNFNCGVNPQVMAYSPDSVFCTSVYWTIAKYSFDTITNVQAMRNYYNLCSPNPHLIGIYKSSIVSRPQAKLNAVPSECVTWEDIGYANLTSQFWGDTNTRIVNIADTVASRKFAKLIVDRSLAEFPNADFLSLDNLGYDGVFGFDFDTIWAPHLRRIKYYCDSAGLPLVVNYAGFPCLQWNTFPFQYVDGIMAEQPVAKYFRKDTIGDPLGLQLVNELQAYRNVLDSGKLILLIPTPTGTVYNDTMIKEHLMVAAAAMLVRNPGDPIFTTVYGSWISYPSFQWSEFIRWPDTLGAPLGPATHQGRIWQRQFACGTLWVDFLHDSVNVQLLPCPPTYIPGLADNNDVITVAPNPAKDIFHLQFNKETKNISCKIYNPLGLLVQEHFIQRAEESEQYSVPVNKLSQGIYFYKVTSDEKNISSGKLIIQ, encoded by the coding sequence ATGATACGGCTTCTCTTCGGATTATTGCTGCTTCAATTATCCGTGCAATATACCTACTCCCAACCTGCGTGGCTGCAAGGAATTTCTTCAGATAATCAATTAAATTTTAATTGCGGAGTCAATCCTCAGGTAATGGCTTATTCTCCCGATTCTGTTTTTTGCACATCGGTTTACTGGACTATTGCAAAATATTCTTTTGATACGATAACAAATGTGCAGGCAATGAGAAACTATTACAACTTATGTTCGCCCAATCCTCATTTGATAGGCATCTATAAATCCAGCATAGTAAGCAGGCCTCAAGCCAAACTGAATGCCGTGCCCTCAGAATGTGTAACATGGGAAGATATTGGATATGCTAATCTCACCTCGCAATTCTGGGGTGATACAAATACCCGAATTGTGAATATTGCAGATACAGTTGCAAGTCGGAAATTTGCAAAATTAATTGTAGACCGTTCCTTGGCAGAGTTTCCTAATGCCGACTTTCTTTCGTTAGATAACTTAGGATATGATGGAGTTTTTGGATTTGATTTTGACACCATTTGGGCTCCTCATCTTAGAAGAATAAAATATTATTGTGATTCTGCCGGTTTGCCGTTAGTAGTTAATTATGCTGGCTTCCCTTGCCTCCAATGGAATACATTCCCCTTTCAATATGTGGATGGCATCATGGCTGAGCAACCTGTTGCTAAATATTTTAGAAAAGATACGATTGGAGACCCTTTGGGGCTTCAACTAGTTAATGAATTGCAGGCATATCGCAATGTGCTTGATTCCGGGAAATTAATATTGCTGATTCCAACTCCAACAGGCACTGTGTATAATGATACCATGATTAAAGAACATTTAATGGTTGCTGCCGCAGCCATGCTTGTAAGAAATCCGGGAGACCCGATATTTACTACTGTTTATGGCAGTTGGATATCCTATCCATCTTTTCAATGGTCGGAATTTATTCGATGGCCAGACACGCTTGGAGCGCCTCTTGGTCCTGCCACTCATCAGGGAAGAATATGGCAAAGACAATTTGCATGTGGAACCTTATGGGTTGATTTTTTACATGACAGTGTAAATGTTCAACTGTTGCCTTGCCCTCCCACTTATATTCCCGGTCTTGCAGATAATAATGATGTAATCACTGTTGCTCCCAATCCGGCAAAGGATATTTTCCACCTTCAGTTTAATAAGGAAACAAAAAATATTTCCTGCAAAATATACAACCCGCTCGGTTTGCTTGTACAGGAGCATTTTATACAACGGGCAGAAGAGTCAGAACAATATTCCGTTCCGGTAAATAAACTTTCGCAGGGAATATATTTTTATAAAGTAACATCAGACGAAAAAAATATTTCTTCCGGAAAACTAATCATACAATAA
- a CDS encoding T9SS type A sorting domain-containing protein, with the protein MKLKDKNKTKIFFAVAIGIGMNTNNSFSQSSSGFEKCYGDIKSNYAYSAETMNDGGYIIVGQTPSSINQYLDILVIKTDAAGTYQWNMTYGGSKSDWAYSVKQTNDGNIIITGITMSFLDTTSGNIFLMKTDTQGNILWTQEFGGASSDVPNDVISTTDGGFLITGYTTSFGTGNSDAYLIKTDSDGNAQWTKTYGGTGATVGYSALQTSDGGYKITGYSSNASAGNYDILLMKVDAIGNPLWTTVYGGTNADYAFSISPAPNEGAIISGTTWSYGNGDPDINVTLTDSGGNPLWYKVISGSGNDYGYSVVYSSPNSYMLAGKTDSYGAGSYDAFLCKLDTFGTFQWGKTYGGTHEDEIRSMKPTMDGGFLMAGGARSFTPPPNYDHEFFVIKTDSSGNSNCSNAMNTVALTIAPAIGTFTPVISAGTIVAPPPAFQSSLIFASETQACSPNFAQEENTMENTITVFPNPTNGIIEVKALSDSHNKIEIYNTLGECIHRSFTSASKSIIDISAHPQGIYFYKIISEEKNISSGKIIIQ; encoded by the coding sequence ATGAAATTGAAAGATAAAAATAAGACAAAAATATTTTTTGCAGTAGCTATCGGCATTGGAATGAACACAAACAATTCCTTTTCACAATCTTCATCTGGTTTTGAAAAATGTTATGGAGATATAAAATCAAATTACGCTTATTCTGCCGAAACAATGAATGATGGAGGTTATATTATTGTAGGACAAACTCCAAGTTCAATTAATCAATATTTAGACATACTTGTTATAAAAACCGATGCAGCAGGAACATATCAATGGAACATGACTTATGGCGGTTCTAAAAGCGATTGGGCATACAGTGTTAAACAAACAAATGATGGCAATATAATTATCACTGGAATCACGATGAGTTTTTTAGACACAACCAGCGGCAATATTTTTCTTATGAAAACTGATACACAGGGGAATATTTTGTGGACGCAGGAATTCGGAGGAGCAAGCAGCGATGTGCCCAATGATGTTATTTCAACTACAGATGGAGGGTTTCTCATTACAGGATATACTACAAGTTTTGGAACAGGCAACAGCGATGCTTACTTAATCAAAACCGATAGCGATGGTAATGCACAATGGACAAAAACTTACGGAGGCACAGGGGCAACTGTTGGTTACAGCGCACTTCAAACTTCTGATGGCGGATACAAAATAACAGGATACTCCTCTAATGCAAGCGCAGGAAATTATGATATACTTCTTATGAAAGTTGATGCAATTGGAAATCCGCTCTGGACAACAGTTTATGGCGGAACTAATGCTGATTATGCGTTTTCAATAAGCCCTGCGCCAAATGAAGGAGCAATTATAAGTGGTACAACTTGGAGTTATGGAAACGGAGACCCGGATATCAATGTAACGCTTACTGATTCGGGTGGAAATCCACTATGGTATAAAGTTATTTCCGGTTCAGGAAATGATTACGGTTACTCTGTTGTGTATTCTTCACCCAATAGTTATATGCTGGCTGGAAAAACCGATAGTTATGGAGCAGGCAGTTATGATGCTTTCCTATGCAAGTTAGATACATTCGGAACTTTTCAATGGGGCAAAACCTATGGCGGAACTCATGAGGACGAAATACGCTCTATGAAACCAACCATGGATGGCGGATTTTTAATGGCTGGCGGAGCAAGAAGCTTTACGCCTCCGCCAAACTATGACCATGAATTTTTTGTTATCAAAACCGACTCATCGGGTAATTCAAATTGCAGCAATGCCATGAATACCGTAGCATTGACAATAGCGCCTGCAATCGGAACTTTTACTCCTGTAATTTCAGCAGGCACAATAGTCGCTCCGCCTCCCGCATTCCAAAGCAGTTTGATTTTTGCATCGGAAACGCAAGCATGTTCCCCCAACTTTGCTCAGGAAGAAAACACAATGGAAAATACAATTACTGTTTTCCCTAATCCCACAAATGGAATAATAGAAGTGAAAGCCCTCAGCGATAGTCATAACAAAATAGAAATATACAATACACTCGGAGAGTGCATTCATAGGTCTTTTACATCCGCATCCAAATCTATAATTGATATCTCCGCACATCCACAAGGTATATATTTCTACAAAATCATTTCAGAAGAAAAAAATATTTCATCTGGAAAAATAATAATACAATAA
- a CDS encoding response regulator transcription factor, which produces MKKEKKIRIMFVDDHQILIDGMKALLKNNIQFEIAGEATRCEKALEIIPRINPDIIVTDINMPEMSGIEFTAVINKKYPQIKILALSMYGEKGMISEMLDAGVSGYILKNTGKQELVDALLKIHDGGLFFSDEVSAEMMKNIAEKKQLSTEEQKAHLTPREKEIIQLIAKEFSNSQIAEALFISERTVETHRKNIFRKTNTKSLVGLIKYAIENNLTN; this is translated from the coding sequence ATGAAAAAAGAGAAGAAAATAAGAATAATGTTTGTGGACGACCATCAGATTTTGATTGATGGAATGAAAGCATTACTGAAAAACAATATCCAATTTGAAATTGCGGGTGAGGCAACTCGTTGTGAAAAAGCACTTGAAATAATTCCTCGAATCAATCCCGATATAATAGTTACCGATATAAATATGCCCGAAATGTCAGGAATAGAATTTACCGCTGTCATTAATAAAAAATATCCTCAAATAAAAATTCTTGCTCTTTCCATGTATGGCGAAAAGGGGATGATCAGTGAAATGCTGGATGCGGGTGTGTCGGGCTATATTTTAAAAAACACCGGCAAACAAGAATTGGTAGATGCTCTGCTGAAAATTCACGATGGAGGATTATTTTTCAGTGATGAAGTTTCTGCTGAAATGATGAAAAATATTGCTGAAAAAAAACAATTATCCACCGAAGAACAAAAAGCACATCTCACTCCGAGAGAAAAAGAAATAATTCAACTGATAGCTAAAGAATTTTCCAATAGTCAAATTGCAGAAGCGCTTTTCATCAGCGAACGAACCGTGGAAACACACCGTAAAAATATTTTCCGCAAAACCAATACGAAAAGTTTGGTAGGTCTTATCAAATACGCCATAGAGAATAATCTGACAAATTGA